A region from the Sulfurivermis fontis genome encodes:
- a CDS encoding homoserine dehydrogenase: MKPVKVGLLGLGTVGGGTVNVLKRNAEEIARRAGRGIVITHAAARDISKARICDTTGITLTTDPCEVVDNPELDVIVELIGGDGLAWEMVNRAIDNGKHVVTANKALIAKYGNHIFAKAQQKGVMVAFEAAVAGGIPIIKAIREGLAANRIEWLAGIINGTGNFILTEMRDKGRDFADVLAEAQRLGYAEADPTFDVEGIDAAHKLTILAAIAFGIPLQFDKVYTEGITRITREDVAYAEQLGYRIKHLGVARRTNGGIELRVHPTLIPARRLIANVDGVMNSVLVKGDAVGPTLYYGAGAGAEPTASAVVADLVDVVRTLTSDPNNRVPHLAFQPDALHDIPILPMEQVETAYYLRLQAQDKPGVLADVTRILGDLDISIEAVIQKEPSEEDSTVPVILLTRRVREEKMNRAIAQIEALAAISAPVMRMRMESLK; the protein is encoded by the coding sequence ATGAAACCCGTCAAGGTAGGACTGTTGGGCCTCGGTACCGTCGGTGGTGGTACCGTCAACGTGCTCAAACGCAATGCCGAAGAGATCGCCCGCCGCGCCGGTCGCGGCATCGTCATCACGCATGCCGCTGCGCGTGACATCAGCAAGGCGCGTATCTGTGACACCACCGGCATTACCCTGACCACCGATCCCTGCGAGGTGGTGGACAATCCGGAGCTGGATGTCATCGTCGAGCTGATCGGCGGCGACGGTCTGGCCTGGGAAATGGTCAACCGCGCCATCGACAACGGCAAGCACGTGGTCACCGCCAACAAGGCGCTCATCGCCAAGTACGGCAACCATATCTTTGCCAAGGCGCAGCAGAAGGGCGTGATGGTGGCGTTCGAGGCCGCGGTGGCCGGCGGCATTCCCATCATCAAGGCAATTCGCGAGGGCCTCGCCGCCAACCGCATCGAGTGGCTCGCCGGCATCATCAACGGTACCGGCAATTTCATCCTCACCGAGATGCGCGACAAGGGGCGTGACTTCGCCGATGTGCTGGCCGAGGCGCAGCGCCTGGGCTATGCCGAGGCCGATCCCACCTTCGACGTGGAAGGCATCGATGCGGCGCACAAGCTGACCATCCTCGCCGCCATCGCCTTCGGTATCCCGCTGCAGTTCGACAAGGTCTACACCGAAGGTATCACGCGCATCACCCGCGAGGATGTGGCTTATGCCGAACAGCTCGGCTATCGCATCAAGCACCTCGGTGTGGCGCGCCGCACCAATGGCGGCATCGAGCTGCGTGTGCACCCGACGTTGATCCCGGCACGTCGTCTCATCGCCAACGTCGACGGCGTGATGAATTCCGTGCTGGTGAAGGGCGACGCCGTCGGACCGACCCTGTATTACGGTGCCGGCGCCGGTGCCGAGCCGACGGCCTCCGCCGTGGTGGCCGATCTGGTGGATGTGGTGCGCACCCTCACCTCCGATCCCAACAACCGCGTGCCACATCTGGCCTTCCAGCCCGATGCCCTGCACGATATTCCCATCCTGCCGATGGAGCAGGTGGAGACCGCTTACTACCTGCGCCTGCAGGCTCAGGACAAGCCGGGCGTGCTGGCCGACGTCACCCGTATCCTGGGCGATCTCGACATCAGCATCGAAGCGGTAATCCAGAAGGAGCCTTCCGAAGAGGACAGTACCGTGCCGGTGATCCTGCTCACCCGCCGCGTGCGCGAGGAGAAGATGAACAGGGCTATTGCGCAAATCGAGGCGCTGGCGGCGATCAGTGCCCCGGTGATGCGCATGCGTATGGAAAGTTTGAAATAA
- the thrC gene encoding threonine synthase, which translates to MTFRTRYTGLIDRYRDRLPVHDDTRIISLGEGNTPLIRLHNIPKLLGKNVDIYVKYEGLNPTGSFKDRGMTMAVTKAVEEGSKAIICASTGNTSAAAAAYAARAGITCFVLIPEGKIALGKLAQAMIHGAVVIQIKGNFDAGMQLVKEVADQAPVTIVNSINPFRLQGQKTAAFEIIEELGTAPDFHCIPVGNAGNITAHWMGYTEYRDHGIVNNVPRMVGYQASGAAPFMRGHMVDNPETIATAIRIGHPQSWDKAWQVQKDSKGWFDECSDEEILATQKLLAEKEGVFCEPASATSLAGALRDIKIGKIPEGSKVVCTLTGHGLKDPDTAIKQSTSPMLTVEAKLDAVKKAILDNMA; encoded by the coding sequence ATGACATTCCGCACCCGTTACACCGGTCTCATCGACCGCTACCGCGACCGTCTGCCGGTTCACGACGACACCCGCATCATCAGCCTGGGCGAGGGCAACACGCCGCTCATCCGCCTGCACAACATTCCCAAGCTGCTCGGTAAGAACGTCGACATCTACGTCAAGTACGAAGGACTCAACCCGACCGGCTCCTTCAAGGACCGTGGCATGACCATGGCCGTGACCAAGGCGGTGGAAGAAGGCTCCAAGGCCATCATCTGCGCCTCCACCGGCAACACCTCTGCGGCCGCCGCCGCCTATGCCGCGCGCGCCGGCATCACCTGCTTCGTGCTGATCCCGGAGGGCAAGATTGCGCTGGGCAAGCTGGCCCAGGCGATGATCCACGGCGCCGTGGTGATTCAGATCAAGGGCAACTTCGATGCCGGCATGCAGCTGGTGAAGGAGGTGGCCGACCAGGCGCCGGTCACCATCGTCAACTCCATCAACCCGTTCCGCCTGCAGGGGCAGAAGACCGCAGCGTTCGAGATCATCGAGGAGTTGGGTACCGCGCCGGATTTCCACTGCATTCCGGTGGGCAATGCCGGCAACATCACCGCGCACTGGATGGGTTATACCGAATACCGCGACCACGGCATCGTCAACAACGTGCCGCGCATGGTGGGGTATCAGGCATCCGGCGCCGCACCGTTCATGCGCGGTCACATGGTGGACAATCCGGAAACCATTGCCACCGCCATCCGTATCGGCCACCCGCAGAGCTGGGACAAGGCTTGGCAGGTGCAGAAGGACTCCAAGGGCTGGTTCGATGAATGCAGCGACGAGGAGATCCTCGCCACCCAGAAGCTGCTGGCGGAGAAGGAGGGCGTGTTCTGCGAACCCGCTTCCGCCACCTCGCTGGCCGGCGCGCTGCGCGATATCAAGATCGGCAAGATCCCCGAGGGCAGCAAGGTGGTGTGCACCCTGACCGGCCACGGCCTGAAGGATCCGGATACCGCCATCAAGCAGAGCACATCGCCCATGCTCACCGTCGAGGCCAAGCTCGATGCCGTGAAGAAGGCGATCCTCGACAATATGGCTTAA
- the recJ gene encoding single-stranded-DNA-specific exonuclease RecJ translates to MTAQHRPIVRRPLPEHVNTLAQTLPPLAARVCASRGIRHSDELQHTLDRLPPFELLHGIDTATDLLVQALELQQRILVVGDFDADGATSTALALRVLRLLGAEQVDFLVPNRFEYGYGLTPEIVAVATARRPDLIVTVDNGISSLDGVAAAQALGIKVLITDHHLPGAELPAADAIVNPNQPGDAFPSKAMAGVGVIFYVMLALRSRLRRDGWFARRGIAEPNLAQLLDLVALGTVADVVPLDQVNRILVAQGLARMRRGQLSPGVLALFEVAGRQPARLVAADLGFAIGPRLNAAGRMDDMSLGIRCLLSDDLRQARPLAQTLDQLNQERRGVEEEMKEQALAELRRMHLEESSELPVGLCLYDPAWHQGVVGILASRIKDRLHRPVIVFTDSGDDEIKGSARSVPNLHIRDALDAIAARHPGLLVKFGGHAMAAGLTLRRTALDTFRHAFDDEVRRQLGPQPPAHVLLSDGELAPEEATLEVAETLRFLSPWGQGFPEPLFDGVFDIVSQRVVGERHVKLLLRWAGQSATVDAIAFHADLAQWQGATGQVRLAYRLDVNEFREHKTVQLIVEYMEVVPGAGR, encoded by the coding sequence ATGACAGCTCAACATCGCCCCATCGTTCGTCGTCCGCTACCCGAACACGTCAATACCTTGGCACAGACTCTGCCGCCGCTGGCGGCACGGGTCTGCGCCAGCCGCGGTATCCGGCACAGCGACGAACTTCAGCACACGCTCGATCGCCTGCCACCGTTCGAGTTGTTGCACGGCATCGATACCGCAACGGATCTGCTGGTGCAGGCACTGGAGTTACAGCAGCGCATCCTGGTGGTGGGGGACTTCGATGCCGATGGCGCCACCAGCACCGCCCTGGCCCTGCGCGTACTGCGCCTGCTGGGTGCCGAACAGGTGGATTTCCTGGTCCCCAACCGCTTCGAATACGGTTACGGCCTGACGCCGGAGATCGTGGCCGTGGCCACCGCTCGCCGGCCCGATCTGATCGTCACCGTGGATAACGGCATCTCCAGCCTCGACGGTGTGGCCGCCGCGCAGGCGCTGGGAATCAAGGTGCTGATCACCGATCACCACTTGCCGGGGGCGGAGCTGCCGGCGGCCGATGCCATCGTCAATCCCAACCAGCCGGGCGATGCCTTTCCCTCCAAGGCCATGGCCGGTGTCGGCGTCATTTTCTACGTCATGCTGGCCTTGCGCAGCCGTCTGCGCCGTGACGGCTGGTTCGCCCGCCGCGGCATTGCCGAACCCAACCTGGCGCAGTTGCTCGATCTGGTGGCCCTGGGCACGGTGGCCGACGTGGTGCCGCTGGATCAGGTCAACCGCATCTTGGTGGCGCAGGGGCTGGCGCGCATGCGCCGCGGCCAGTTGTCACCGGGGGTGCTGGCCTTGTTCGAGGTGGCGGGACGCCAGCCGGCGCGACTGGTCGCCGCCGATCTGGGCTTCGCCATCGGACCGCGCCTCAACGCAGCCGGGCGCATGGATGACATGAGTCTGGGGATCCGCTGTCTGCTGAGTGACGATTTGCGCCAGGCACGGCCGCTGGCACAGACCCTGGACCAGCTCAACCAGGAGCGGCGCGGTGTGGAGGAAGAGATGAAGGAGCAGGCGCTGGCCGAGCTGCGCCGCATGCACCTGGAAGAGAGTTCCGAACTGCCCGTGGGTCTGTGTCTGTACGACCCGGCCTGGCATCAGGGGGTGGTGGGGATCCTCGCCTCGCGCATCAAGGATCGCCTGCACCGGCCGGTGATCGTGTTTACCGACAGCGGCGACGATGAAATCAAGGGCTCGGCGCGCTCGGTGCCGAACCTACACATCCGCGATGCCCTGGATGCGATCGCCGCACGTCACCCCGGCCTGCTGGTGAAGTTCGGCGGCCATGCCATGGCCGCGGGACTGACGCTGCGGCGCACGGCGCTGGACACCTTCCGCCACGCCTTCGACGACGAGGTGCGGCGTCAACTCGGCCCGCAGCCGCCGGCCCATGTACTGCTCAGCGACGGCGAACTGGCGCCCGAAGAGGCGACGCTGGAAGTGGCGGAAACCCTGCGTTTCCTCAGTCCCTGGGGGCAGGGCTTCCCGGAACCGCTGTTCGATGGCGTATTCGATATCGTCTCCCAGCGGGTGGTGGGGGAGCGGCACGTCAAACTGCTGCTGCGCTGGGCCGGACAGAGTGCCACCGTGGACGCCATCGCCTTTCATGCCGATCTGGCGCAGTGGCAGGGGGCTACCGGCCAGGTGCGGCTGGCCTACCGCCTGGACGTCAACGAGTTCCGCGAGCACAAGACCGTACAGCTCATCGTGGAATACATGGAGGTGGTGCCCGGCGCGGGCCGCTGA
- the prfB gene encoding peptide chain release factor 2 (programmed frameshift), whose amino-acid sequence MLEFNTLSRSIKEMQGRLDALRGYLDFAAKSERLTEVIRELEDPDVWNEPERAQALGRERAQLEEVVNTIENLDKTLADCGELLAMAGEEGDEAMLAEVAADLDKADKRLGELEFRRMFSGEMDANNAFLDIQAGSGGTEAQDWASMLLRMYLRWGERRGFKTELIEVSEGEVAGIKSATIRFEGPYAYGWLRTETGVHRLVRKSPFDSGNRRHTSFASVFVSPEVDENIAIEINPADLRVDVYRASGAGGQHVNRTESAVRITHIPTGIVCACQTQRSQHQNRETAMNQLRAKLYEMELQKRNAEKQALEDNKSDIGWGSQIRSYVLDQSRIKDLRTGVETGNTQAVLDGDLDDFIEASLKSGL is encoded by the exons ATGCTGGAATTCAATACTCTTTCCCGCAGCATCAAAGAGATGCAGGGGCGCCTCGACGCCCTGAGGGGGTATCTT GACTTCGCTGCCAAAAGCGAACGTCTGACTGAAGTCATCCGCGAATTGGAAGACCCCGACGTCTGGAACGAGCCCGAGCGCGCCCAGGCCCTGGGCCGCGAGCGCGCCCAGCTCGAAGAGGTGGTCAATACCATCGAGAACCTGGACAAGACCCTGGCCGACTGCGGCGAACTGTTGGCGATGGCCGGTGAGGAGGGTGACGAGGCCATGCTGGCGGAAGTGGCGGCTGACCTCGACAAGGCCGACAAGCGCCTCGGCGAACTGGAGTTCCGCCGCATGTTCTCCGGCGAGATGGACGCCAACAACGCCTTCCTCGACATCCAGGCCGGCTCCGGTGGCACCGAGGCGCAGGACTGGGCCAGCATGTTGCTGCGCATGTACCTGCGCTGGGGCGAGCGCCGCGGTTTCAAGACCGAATTGATCGAAGTGTCCGAGGGCGAGGTGGCGGGTATCAAGAGTGCGACGATACGCTTCGAAGGTCCCTATGCCTACGGTTGGTTGCGCACCGAAACCGGTGTGCACCGCCTGGTACGCAAATCACCATTCGATTCGGGCAATCGCCGCCATACCTCCTTTGCCTCGGTGTTCGTTTCCCCCGAGGTGGATGAAAACATCGCTATCGAGATCAATCCAGCGGACCTGCGCGTCGATGTCTATCGCGCCTCCGGCGCCGGCGGCCAGCATGTCAACCGTACCGAGTCGGCGGTGCGCATCACCCACATCCCCACCGGCATCGTCTGCGCCTGCCAGACCCAACGCTCGCAGCACCAGAATCGTGAAACAGCGATGAACCAGTTGCGCGCCAAGCTGTATGAAATGGAGTTGCAGAAGCGCAACGCCGAAAAGCAGGCCCTGGAAGACAACAAGTCCGATATCGGTTGGGGTAGCCAGATACGTTCCTATGTATTGGACCAGTCGCGCATCAAGGATCTGCGCACCGGCGTGGAAACCGGCAATACCCAGGCGGTGCTGGACGGCGATCTGGACGATTTCATCGAAGCCAGCCTGAAGTCCGGACTATAA
- the lysS gene encoding lysine--tRNA ligase produces the protein MSEEQKKLDENKLIAERRAKLQALRARGNAFPNDFRRNVMTGELHARYGALDDAALEAANVRVSVAGRMMLKRVMGKVSFSHIKDMAGQIQLFVQRDSIGTDAYDDFKRWDIGDIVGAEGVLFRTKAGELSVRVDSIRLLTKALRPLPEKWQGLTDQETRYRQRYLDLIANDVSRNTFRVRSQIIHLIREFMVRHGFLEVETPMMHVIPGGASARPFVTHHNALDMDLYLRIAPELYLKRLVVGGFERVFEINRNFRNEGLSTRHNPEFTMIEFYQAYADYRDLMDLTEELLRSLAQDILGTTTIKYQGQEFDFASPFKRMTMKESILAHNAHITAAQLDNLEEASAIARKLGQEVKPSFGLGKVQALIFEETVEHKLIQPTFITAYPTEISPLARLNDDDPTVTDRFEFFIGGREIANGFSELNDPEDQAERFRKQVLEKDAGDDEAMHFDADYIVALEHGLPPTAGEGIGIDRLVMLFTDAPSIRDVLLFPHMRPM, from the coding sequence ATGAGCGAAGAACAGAAGAAACTGGACGAGAACAAACTGATCGCCGAGCGGCGTGCCAAGTTGCAGGCGCTGCGTGCGCGCGGTAACGCCTTCCCCAACGATTTCCGCCGCAACGTCATGACCGGCGAGCTGCACGCCCGGTATGGTGCGCTGGATGATGCCGCCCTGGAAGCGGCAAATGTCCGTGTCAGTGTCGCCGGCCGCATGATGCTCAAGCGTGTCATGGGCAAGGTGTCGTTCAGCCATATCAAGGACATGGCCGGGCAGATTCAGCTGTTCGTGCAGCGCGATTCCATTGGCACCGACGCCTATGACGATTTCAAACGCTGGGACATCGGCGACATCGTCGGTGCTGAGGGCGTGCTGTTCCGTACCAAGGCTGGCGAGCTGTCGGTGCGCGTCGACAGTATCCGCCTGCTGACCAAGGCGCTGCGTCCCTTGCCGGAGAAGTGGCAGGGACTGACCGATCAGGAAACGCGTTACCGCCAGCGCTATCTCGACCTGATCGCCAACGACGTCTCACGCAACACCTTCCGTGTGCGCTCGCAAATCATTCACCTGATCCGTGAGTTCATGGTGCGGCATGGTTTCCTGGAAGTCGAAACGCCGATGATGCACGTGATCCCGGGCGGTGCCAGCGCGCGTCCTTTCGTCACCCATCACAATGCCCTCGACATGGACCTGTACCTGCGCATCGCGCCGGAGCTGTATCTGAAAAGGTTGGTGGTGGGTGGGTTCGAGCGTGTGTTCGAGATCAACCGCAATTTCCGTAACGAGGGATTGTCCACGCGCCACAACCCCGAGTTCACCATGATCGAGTTCTACCAGGCCTACGCCGACTACCGTGACCTGATGGACCTCACCGAGGAACTGTTGCGTTCGCTGGCGCAGGATATCCTCGGCACCACTACCATCAAATACCAGGGCCAGGAGTTCGACTTTGCTTCCCCCTTCAAGCGCATGACCATGAAGGAATCGATTCTCGCCCACAATGCGCACATCACCGCGGCTCAACTGGATAATCTGGAGGAGGCGAGCGCGATCGCCCGCAAGCTGGGGCAGGAGGTGAAGCCCAGCTTTGGTCTCGGCAAGGTGCAGGCGCTGATCTTCGAGGAGACGGTGGAACACAAGCTGATACAGCCTACCTTCATTACCGCCTATCCCACCGAAATATCGCCGCTGGCGCGTCTCAACGACGATGACCCGACGGTGACCGATCGCTTCGAATTTTTCATCGGCGGCCGCGAGATCGCCAACGGTTTTTCCGAACTGAACGACCCGGAAGATCAGGCGGAGCGCTTCCGCAAGCAGGTGCTGGAGAAGGATGCCGGTGATGACGAGGCCATGCACTTCGACGCCGACTACATCGTCGCTCTGGAGCACGGCCTGCCGCCGACGGCGGGCGAGGGTATCGGTATCGACCGTCTGGTGATGCTGTTCACCGATGCGCCGTCAATACGCGACGTGCTGCTGTTCCCACACATGCGGCCGATGTAA
- a CDS encoding HDOD domain-containing protein gives MTDISRLFYDELLADLEHNRLVLPTLPEVALKVREVVDDPDSSIADLVRIIVSDPALSARLIQVANSPLMRAGRKIESVDAAVSRLGMRIVRDLATSMVMQQMFQATSDVTDQRLRQLWEHSTEVAAICHALAGQFTKLNPEQALLAGLVHDIGAMPILTKAEDFPELLQDEKALDWVIRELHPRVGGAILRSWNFPPELVDVAEQHENLTYNSATVDFVDVVIVANLQSYLGSNHPLAEQDLGTIPAFAKLGLSPDVNVIEMEGTGDTIRETQQLLNI, from the coding sequence GTGACTGACATCAGCCGCCTGTTTTACGACGAACTGCTCGCCGACCTGGAACACAACCGCCTGGTCCTGCCTACCCTGCCCGAAGTGGCCCTCAAGGTGCGTGAGGTGGTGGACGACCCGGACTCTTCCATTGCCGATCTGGTCAGGATTATTGTCAGCGACCCGGCGCTGAGTGCCCGCCTGATCCAGGTGGCCAACAGTCCGCTGATGCGCGCCGGTCGCAAGATCGAAAGCGTCGATGCCGCCGTCAGCCGCCTGGGAATGCGCATCGTGCGTGACCTTGCCACCAGCATGGTGATGCAGCAGATGTTTCAGGCCACCTCCGATGTGACCGACCAGCGCCTGCGCCAGTTGTGGGAGCACAGCACCGAGGTGGCGGCCATCTGCCACGCCCTGGCCGGTCAGTTCACCAAGCTGAACCCGGAGCAGGCCCTTCTCGCCGGTCTGGTACATGACATCGGTGCCATGCCCATCCTGACCAAGGCCGAAGATTTCCCCGAACTGTTGCAGGACGAAAAGGCCCTGGACTGGGTCATCCGCGAACTGCATCCGCGCGTGGGCGGCGCCATCCTGCGTTCCTGGAACTTCCCGCCGGAACTGGTGGATGTGGCGGAGCAGCATGAAAACCTCACCTACAACTCGGCGACGGTGGATTTCGTCGACGTAGTGATAGTCGCCAACCTGCAGAGTTATCTGGGCAGCAACCATCCCCTGGCGGAACAGGATCTGGGCACGATCCCCGCTTTTGCCAAGCTGGGGCTCAGTCCGGATGTGAACGTCATCGAGATGGAAGGCACCGGTGATACGATCCGTGAAACTCAGCAGTTGCTGAACATCTAA
- a CDS encoding YgfZ/GcvT domain-containing protein, with the protein MLSDWQAFLQQAGASLTAGQVEHFGAPVAERAAALQGDIVVDLSHFGLLRVEGPDALTFMQGQFTNDVRQVNANHSQLSGHLSPKGRLLNVFRLFQRDGAYYLRMPAVLVQPALERLRKYVLMSKVTLSDAGDSLLRIGVSGPHAYARLVQELDHMPQTADEVAHGKGLTVVRVAGPHPRAEVYGEAASIRALWQNLATVAKPAGASAWALLDIHAGLPNIFPANVEAFVPQMVNLQLVNGVSFRKGCYTGQEVVARMQYLGTLKRRMYLAHTDGETVPAPGTELYCSNSESGQGAGRVVDAQPAPGGGVDLLAVVQISLLNDEVRIGDAAGARITFKSPPYAFPAEAQDTGS; encoded by the coding sequence ATGTTGAGTGATTGGCAGGCTTTTCTCCAACAGGCAGGCGCCAGCCTCACGGCCGGTCAAGTGGAGCATTTTGGTGCCCCCGTCGCGGAACGCGCCGCCGCCCTGCAGGGCGATATCGTCGTCGATCTCTCCCACTTTGGCCTGTTACGGGTGGAAGGCCCCGACGCCCTCACCTTCATGCAGGGCCAGTTCACCAACGATGTACGCCAAGTAAACGCCAATCACAGCCAACTCAGCGGGCACCTCAGTCCCAAGGGGCGACTGCTCAACGTCTTCCGCCTGTTCCAGCGTGATGGCGCCTATTACCTGCGCATGCCGGCGGTGCTGGTGCAGCCGGCGCTGGAGCGCCTGCGCAAGTATGTACTGATGTCCAAGGTCACGCTGAGTGATGCCGGTGACAGCCTGCTGCGCATCGGTGTATCCGGCCCCCATGCCTATGCCCGCCTGGTCCAGGAACTGGACCACATGCCGCAGACCGCAGACGAGGTGGCCCATGGCAAGGGACTCACCGTGGTACGCGTCGCGGGTCCCCATCCCCGTGCCGAGGTATACGGTGAGGCGGCGAGCATCCGGGCGTTGTGGCAGAACCTGGCGACTGTGGCGAAACCGGCCGGAGCCTCCGCCTGGGCCCTGCTCGATATCCATGCCGGTCTGCCCAATATCTTCCCGGCCAATGTCGAGGCCTTCGTACCGCAGATGGTCAACCTGCAACTGGTCAACGGCGTCAGCTTTCGCAAGGGCTGCTATACCGGCCAGGAGGTGGTGGCGCGCATGCAGTATCTCGGCACCCTCAAGCGGCGCATGTACCTGGCACACACCGATGGGGAAACTGTCCCGGCCCCCGGCACCGAACTGTATTGCAGCAATTCCGAAAGCGGTCAGGGTGCCGGCCGGGTGGTCGATGCCCAACCTGCCCCGGGGGGCGGTGTCGACCTGCTGGCCGTGGTGCAGATATCGTTGCTGAACGACGAGGTACGCATCGGCGATGCCGCCGGCGCCCGTATCACATTCAAATCCCCGCCCTACGCCTTCCCGGCCGAGGCGCAGGACACTGGAAGCTAA
- the sdhC gene encoding succinate dehydrogenase, cytochrome b556 subunit encodes MTTPHQRPVFFHLLQLHLPLTALVSIVHRLTGLLLFLALAPAIWLLERSLRDAAGYVQVQQLLQTWPARLLGVLLLWALAHHLLAGLRVLLIDAGFGVERGAARHSALWVFAAGMLAVIAGVLWP; translated from the coding sequence ATGACGACTCCCCACCAACGCCCGGTTTTTTTTCATCTGCTGCAACTGCATCTGCCGCTGACGGCGCTGGTGTCCATAGTCCATCGCCTCACCGGACTGCTGCTGTTTCTCGCCCTGGCCCCGGCCATCTGGCTGCTGGAGCGCTCCTTGAGGGATGCCGCAGGTTATGTCCAAGTCCAGCAGCTGTTGCAGACCTGGCCGGCGCGCCTGCTCGGCGTCCTGCTGCTGTGGGCACTGGCCCACCATCTGCTGGCCGGCCTGCGTGTGTTGCTGATCGATGCCGGGTTCGGTGTGGAACGGGGCGCGGCGCGCCACTCCGCCCTCTGGGTCTTTGCCGCCGGGATGCTGGCCGTTATTGCGGGAGTGCTGTGGCCATGA
- the sdhD gene encoding succinate dehydrogenase, hydrophobic membrane anchor protein: MSHQVTGLRAWMLQRLSALYLAGYTLWATVYFLLYPVADHAAWQTLWRGPMMSTGAALLFIALLVHAWVGVRDVLLDYVRRPLLRLVLLALLWAWLLVLTIWLVRVLVGVM, encoded by the coding sequence ATGAGCCATCAGGTGACCGGTCTGCGCGCCTGGATGCTGCAGCGGCTCAGCGCTCTGTACCTGGCCGGTTATACCCTGTGGGCAACGGTGTATTTCCTGCTTTATCCGGTCGCCGATCACGCGGCGTGGCAGACGCTGTGGCGCGGCCCGATGATGAGTACCGGAGCGGCCCTGCTGTTCATTGCGCTGCTGGTGCATGCCTGGGTCGGTGTGCGTGATGTCCTGCTCGACTATGTGCGGCGGCCGCTGTTGCGTCTGGTTCTGCTGGCGCTGTTGTGGGCCTGGTTGCTGGTGTTGACGATCTGGCTGGTGCGCGTCCTGGTGGGGGTGATGTGA